The genomic stretch GTTATATGTAGCGCTTTTATCGTTTTCCGTTACGTGGTTCATGTAACGGTAACGCACATTTCTATCGCCTGTGGCTTTAAACGCAGCGGAATCAAGGTTTGCAATCGCAGAATTAAAATCCTGCTTGAAAGCAGAGCCATAATAATTGATTTTAAAATCCAGCTTATCGGTCAGTTTTCGTACAAGGCGGATGCCCCAGAATTTTGCATCTGTTGTATTGTGATCTGTCGTAAATCCTAAAAATTTATTATTCGGAATATTCCACAATCCGTTCACGCTGTCTGCGCCCAGATTGACGGTTCCTCTGTCGGGTGTTTTATTATCGTGCTGATAATGCAGCTCTGCAATAATGGTTGTTTTATCATCGGGCTTCCAGGTCAAAGACGGATTAATTACAAATCTGTCGTTCTTTGTATAAGCCCTGTAGCCGTTTCCTTTTTGCGCGGCGCCGTCAATGCGATACGCAAGTTTGTCGTTGATTATATGTTGAAAATCGTAAAAGCCCCTCACGTTGTCCCAGCTTCCGTAACGGATGCCGACAGTTCCCGCGTTTACAAAATCCGGCGTTTTAGTTACGGCATTGATAATTCCGCCAACCGCACCAATAGACGCCGACACGCCTTGCGCAATCGCTGACGAACCTTTTAAAACCTGAACATTATCCACGGTTTCCATATCGGGCATTACGCCGTGCCCGCGAAAATCGTTATTCATTTGTATTCCGTTGACCAAAGTCGTAACGCCGCGTATGCCGCGAATGGTGTAAGCGTTTCCCATACCTCCGAACGACGAAAAAGAAATTACGCCCGTAACATTGTGCAGTGCATCTCCGATGTCCTGATTATCCTGCTCCTGAATCAATCTGTTGGAAATAACCGAAACACTTTGTATTTGCTGATTTGCCTGCAACGGCAAACCCGTTAAAGCATCAAGTTTATCGGGCTGCACACGCGGATGGCCGAAGACTTCGACAGACGACAATGCCTTATCATAAGCCTGTAACCTAATTACAAGTTCTTTTGGCAAAGGAATCGCAAAATGCAATTCCTCCGTACGATAACCTACACTTGATATTTTTAAAATAACAGAATCCGAATTATCGGGAACATTTAAATAAAAGTTGCCGCCATTGTCCGATACAGTCGATTTTGACAAACCTTTCGTCATTACGGAAACCGATGCCACAGGCTCGCCCGATTCATTAATAATTTTGCCTTTCACTCGGATCGTCTGCGCCTGCACATTTCGTACAGACATAAACAAAAGGCACACCAATACACTTACATGAGCAAACTTCATGAACTACTTTTTACGGTTAAAAAATATAATTGCGCAAGAATTTTCTTTATAGCCGGCTAAGAAAGATTTTATAGTTTTTACTTGGCTGCGCAAATGTAGCTGCGGCGCAAAATGTTAAGAAAAGCGACACGTTTGTTATTTGTCATAAAATTGTCAATACATCAGATGTTTGGTGTAATTATTTAGCTTTGCCCCCGTTTTATCCGCTATTGTAAATAGTATTCTAAAAGAAAAATACATCAGATGAATTGAAGAGATTTAAATATGAAAAACGATATTTCCAAAACGCTGACCGCGCATATTATACAAAAATTACAAGACGATCTTTCTTTCGGATTATACAAACCCGGCGAAAAAATTCCGCCAGAACCGGAATTGATGAAAATATACAATGCAGGACGTTCGACTATAAGAGAAGCCGTGAAAACACTTGAAAACATTGGCATACTTACCGTAAAAAGGGGGTCGGGTACTTTTGTAAATACGCAGATAGAACGAAGTGTAACCGACGAACTGAAAATGAAACGTTATTTGTTGAAAGAAGTAAACGACGTGCGCTACCTGTTGGAAAAAGAAATTCTCATTCAGGCACTTCGTTACAGAACCAATGAAGACATTAAAAATATTTCGGAAGCGCTGGACGACCGCAGGGAAGCCACCATGCGCGGACGCTTTGAATTGAGCCTCGATGCCGATATTCGTTTTCACGTAGCAATTGCACAAGCTACGCATAACAGCACTTTGAGCGAAGTATATAAACATTTTACCGTGCAATTGCGCGAATATTTCAGAAGTCGCGACAGAGGCAATACTTCTCACTTTGCAATGGTTCACGGCTTGCATTCCGTATTATTGCAAAACATCATCCGCCGCAGCGAGGAAGAAGGATTAAACACGCTCAACAAACTTTTGCACAATAATTACTGGCGTTTGGGAATGCCGAAAGAATAATTCTTTACACACATAAAAATATCGGGCTGCCAATATTGACAGCCCGATGTTTTTATTATTTATACTTTATCATTATTGCTTCGCAATTTTATACAATTTTCCCGCATCTGTAATAGCATATAATGCACCGTTTTTAGCTGTGCGCAGCGCACGGAAACGTTCGCCTTTATCTCCAAACAGCCACTCTTCGCCCACAACTTTATTGTCTTTAATTACGAGACGGTCTATATGCGAACCGCTTAAACAACCTAAGAACAAATTGCCTTTCCACTCAGGAATGGTGTCGCTGTTGTAAAACTCAATGCCGGATGGAGATACACTCGGGCTCCAATAATAAATCGGCTGTTCCATGCCTGCTTTCTGCTGAATGCTGTCGCCCACAGGCACACCGCGATATTCAATTCCGTAAGTAATAACGGGCCAGCCATAATTTTTTCCTGCGTGAATAATGTTCACTTCATCGCCGCCCTTTGGTCCAAATTCCGCTTCCCACAGTTCGCCGGTTTGCGGATTCATAACCAAGCCTTCCGGACTACGCAAACCACTTGCATATATTTCCGGTTTTACGTTGGTGGAATCGGGGAAACTTGCATCATGTACAGGTTTACCATCGGTCGTGATATGAATAATTTTTCCCAAAGAAGAGCTTAGCCATTGCGCCTGTACACGCACTGAGTCGTCGGAACGCTCGCCGGTACTTACGAATAAATTTCCGTCTTTGTCAAACACTATGCGCGAGCCGTATTGCAAGTACCGACCAAGCCCTTTGTATGCC from Arachidicoccus sp. BS20 encodes the following:
- a CDS encoding TonB-dependent receptor, which encodes MKFAHVSVLVCLLFMSVRNVQAQTIRVKGKIINESGEPVASVSVMTKGLSKSTVSDNGGNFYLNVPDNSDSVILKISSVGYRTEELHFAIPLPKELVIRLQAYDKALSSVEVFGHPRVQPDKLDALTGLPLQANQQIQSVSVISNRLIQEQDNQDIGDALHNVTGVISFSSFGGMGNAYTIRGIRGVTTLVNGIQMNNDFRGHGVMPDMETVDNVQVLKGSSAIAQGVSASIGAVGGIINAVTKTPDFVNAGTVGIRYGSWDNVRGFYDFQHIINDKLAYRIDGAAQKGNGYRAYTKNDRFVINPSLTWKPDDKTTIIAELHYQHDNKTPDRGTVNLGADSVNGLWNIPNNKFLGFTTDHNTTDAKFWGIRLVRKLTDKLDFKINYYGSAFKQDFNSAIANLDSAAFKATGDRNVRYRYMNHVTENDKSATYNIALVGHDLHTGSITHTFQIGFDYRNRDWFSQAFNSNPIDTIDVFSNYSNILSNQNLTYTENKGRYYNRNYNEYGLFGQDMITFNKYLSALAGVRYSYVSSVDNKINTYSSGNGTDPIFGVFITPVSQLHFFGSYTTISDISTAEYVDENGKKLGNTITHQWEFGLKSSYFGDRLRFNFTYFIMDNNDYTYQLTNTETGNVYYNQSGSLKRNGIETEVTGHVFPNFEVLLGYTHLNAKYDGVKSFVDGAEPMGTAKNLANGWLNYVVRKGSLKGLSFGGGVYYVGQRPVDDYSKSTRVNVTTGGGEVQKITPGIRPFDLAAYTTINGQIAYSFKQYTIRAVLNNIGNSRGYTAYYPQAFLNPTDPRNIGVTFTYAF
- a CDS encoding FadR/GntR family transcriptional regulator translates to MKNDISKTLTAHIIQKLQDDLSFGLYKPGEKIPPEPELMKIYNAGRSTIREAVKTLENIGILTVKRGSGTFVNTQIERSVTDELKMKRYLLKEVNDVRYLLEKEILIQALRYRTNEDIKNISEALDDRREATMRGRFELSLDADIRFHVAIAQATHNSTLSEVYKHFTVQLREYFRSRDRGNTSHFAMVHGLHSVLLQNIIRRSEEEGLNTLNKLLHNNYWRLGMPKE
- a CDS encoding PQQ-dependent sugar dehydrogenase; this encodes MSSRLKLLTVATVLYVFAGCGGNSTSQSNNTVDSLPANSPETKPPVADYKPAFPGQTRAPEVKTQTPISITVIDTTLRHPWGICNLPDGRLLITEKFGTARIESLDGKSVKKITGFPKVIPNGQGGLLDINADPNFATNRTIYFDYSELQPDSSAVLAVAKATLSKDETKIENVKVIYRATPAYKGLGRYLQYGSRIVFDKDGNLFVSTGERSDDSVRVQAQWLSSSLGKIIHITTDGKPVHDASFPDSTNVKPEIYASGLRSPEGLVMNPQTGELWEAEFGPKGGDEVNIIHAGKNYGWPVITYGIEYRGVPVGDSIQQKAGMEQPIYYWSPSVSPSGIEFYNSDTIPEWKGNLFLGCLSGSHIDRLVIKDNKVVGEEWLFGDKGERFRALRTAKNGALYAITDAGKLYKIAKQ